Genomic segment of Scardovia inopinata JCM 12537:
AATGTGGCTGTCTTCGCCTTCCCAGAGGTTAATCAGGGGGAAAGTGGGAATGCCTAATCCCTCAAGCCGACGGACATGGAAAGGATAACGCCACCGCAGGGCTGGGTCATCCTGCCAGGTGCTGGCCCTGGTGACCACCACAGCGGCAGCCGGCCACTGAGCCCCATATTCACGGGCTGCAACATCAATCCACTTCTGAGCACCGGCATCTGCTCCATAGCCGGCCTCTACCACCACCAGATCATGCAAGGCACAGGCCAGGTCAATAGCTGCCAGGCCCGGGATTCCCAGGGACACATTGGCAAAGGGGCCACAGTGAATATACACCGGGCTGCCCTGGACAGTCTCCATATAAGCAGGCTGCAGAGCGTTGCCCAGAACATTAACAATCCTGTCAACATCAACAAAATCAGCGACCATAACTGGCTTGCCGGCTTTGGTACCGGCGATCATTCCCCTCACCCTCCGGCTGACCTCTTCCTGGCTGCGGGATAAAACCACAATCTGCATCATCTCGCTGGCAGGAGTGATGACGGTTTTCTCTTCGAGCTTGCCTGCGTCAACTGCAATCCGCCGCAAAGATCGGGAGGGAGTCTCAGACACCCGGGGAATCAAAATCCGGTCCAGAATGCCATCGTCAACAGCTTTCTCGCAGAAGGCGACCAGGAGGTTCTGAGCATCCGCTATTCTGCTCATCTCCCCGGTCAGACCCCAATCAGCCAGCTGAGCATGTGCCAGACTGGCCTTGCCGCCGCCGGATGCCCCGCCTTTCGACCCAGCAGCTGTAATACCCATGCTGGGCTGGCGCAGAACTGCAGCAGCATCCACTCCGCGGGCACGAAGAGCATCAATCAGGGCAATGGTAGTTGTAGTCTTCCCTTCACCCCGGGAAGCTTTCAAAGGGGTATCAGCAGTCACCAGAACAACAGCGCCCCTTTTCTTTTCCCCCTGCTCAGCGAGCTGAGCCTTCTCCGCTGACTGAGTTTTCTCCGCTGACTGAGTTTTCTCCGCCAGCTGAGCCTTCCTGGCAGCTTGTTGCAAATAGCCAAAAGCATCAACCTTATA
This window contains:
- a CDS encoding formate--tetrahydrofolate ligase; this encodes MTQHTIPGHQASPALEAIFRSHPDFAAFVAPYGDLYKVDAFGYLQQAARKAQLAEKTQSAEKTQSAEKAQLAEQGEKKRGAVVLVTADTPLKASRGEGKTTTTIALIDALRARGVDAAAVLRQPSMGITAAGSKGGASGGGKASLAHAQLADWGLTGEMSRIADAQNLLVAFCEKAVDDGILDRILIPRVSETPSRSLRRIAVDAGKLEEKTVITPASEMMQIVVLSRSQEEVSRRVRGMIAGTKAGKPVMVADFVDVDRIVNVLGNALQPAYMETVQGSPVYIHCGPFANVSLGIPGLAAIDLACALHDLVVVEAGYGADAGAQKWIDVAAREYGAQWPAAAVVVTRASTWQDDPALRWRYPFHVRRLEGLGIPTFPLINLWEGEDSHIPALRQTAQSLGFRQPMMGNLFRDGGEGIANQLDDFLSAISAQHQSSISISQDSSSRKGRPIMDNLSQIISEAYGVPAERIKSKDGFDQSLHEARDLAAQAGLNLDDLAVCAIKSPATMTDNDALPEGQRTVTLKKVSINAGSGIVGVNLTTSLTTPMPKIV